In Kogia breviceps isolate mKogBre1 chromosome 9, mKogBre1 haplotype 1, whole genome shotgun sequence, a single window of DNA contains:
- the TRA2A gene encoding transformer-2 protein homolog alpha isoform X1 gives MSDVEENNFEGRESRSQSKSPTGTPARVKSESRSGSRSPSRVSKHSESHSRSRSKSRSRSRRHSHRRYTRSRSHSHSHRRRSRSRSYTPEYRRRRSRSHSPMSNRRRHTGSRANPDPNTCLGVFGLSLYTTERDLREVFSRYGPLSGVNVVYDQRTGRSRGFAFVYFERIDDSKEAMERANGMELDGRRIRVDYSITKRAHTPTPGIYMGRPTHSGGGGGGGGGGGGGGGRRRDSYYDRGYDRGYDRYEDYDYRYRRRSPSPYYSRYRSRSRSRSYSPRRY, from the exons ATGAGTGATGTAGAGGAGAACAACTTCGAGGGCAGA GAGTCTCGCTCTCAGTCAAAATCTCCAACGGGAACTCCTGCTCGTGTAAAATCGGAGAGCAGGTCAGGATCTCGTAGTCCATCAAGAGTTTCCAAACACTCTGAATCCCATTCTCGATCAAGATCAAAATCCAG GTCGAGGTCAAGGAGGCATTCTCATAGACGTTATACTCGATCCAGATCCCATTCTCACTCTCATAGGAGACGATCTCGAAGTAGGTCCTATACACCAGAATACCGGCGTCGCAGGAGCCGAAGTCATTCTCCAATGTCTAACCGGAGAAGACATACAGGCAGCAGg GCAAATCCAGATCCCAACACTTGTCTAGGAGTGTTTGGCCTCAGTTTGTACACAACAGAGAGAGATCTTCGTGAAGTATTTTCTCGATACGGACCATTGAGTGGTGTCAATGTGGTTTATGACCAGCGAACTGGACGATCACGAggatttgcttttgtttatttcgAGAGAATAGATGACTCAAAGGAg GCTATGGAAAGGGCAAATGGAATGGAGCTGGATGGTAGAAGAATTCGTGTAGATTATTCTATCACCAAGAGAGCGCACACACCTACACCAGGCATATACATGGGCAGACCAACTCA CAGTGGTGGTGGAGgcggtggtggtggaggtggaggtggaggaggtggcAGACGTCGAGATTCTTACTATGATAGAGGATATGATCGTGGGTACGACAGGTACGAAGACTATGATTACCGGTACAG